The Amycolatopsis viridis genome window below encodes:
- the whiA gene encoding DNA-binding protein WhiA, with the protein MAMTAAVKDELSRLQITKIGPRRSEVASMLRFAGGLHIVGGRVVVEAELDTGSVARRLRKEIHELYGHHSDVHVLSAGGLRKTTRYIVRVVQDGESLARQTGLIDQRGRPVRGLPAAVVSGGIADAEAAWRGAFLAHGSLTEPGRSSSLEVTCPGPEAALALVGAARRMGIQAKSREVRGADRVVVRDGDAIGALLTRLGAHASVLQWEERRMRREVRATANRLANFDDANLRRSARAAVAAAARVERALDILADSAPEHLLAAGRLRLENRQASLEELGQLADPPMTKDAVAGRIRRLLAMADKRAKELNIPDTESAVTPDMLEESV; encoded by the coding sequence ATGGCGATGACCGCCGCCGTGAAGGACGAGCTCAGCAGGCTGCAGATCACCAAGATCGGGCCGCGCCGGTCGGAAGTCGCATCGATGCTGCGCTTCGCCGGTGGCCTGCACATCGTGGGGGGACGGGTGGTGGTGGAGGCGGAGCTCGACACGGGTTCGGTCGCGCGGCGCCTGCGCAAGGAGATCCACGAGCTGTACGGTCACCACTCGGACGTGCACGTGCTGTCCGCCGGCGGGCTGCGCAAGACGACCCGGTACATCGTCCGGGTGGTTCAGGACGGGGAGAGCCTGGCCCGGCAGACCGGGCTGATCGACCAGCGGGGTCGCCCGGTGCGCGGCCTGCCGGCCGCGGTGGTGTCCGGGGGCATCGCCGATGCGGAGGCCGCCTGGCGGGGCGCGTTCCTGGCGCACGGCTCGTTGACCGAGCCGGGCCGGTCGTCGTCGCTGGAGGTGACCTGTCCCGGCCCGGAGGCGGCACTGGCGCTCGTGGGGGCGGCCCGGCGGATGGGTATCCAGGCGAAGTCGCGCGAGGTCCGGGGCGCCGACCGGGTGGTGGTGCGCGACGGTGACGCGATCGGCGCCCTGCTGACCCGGCTGGGCGCCCACGCGAGCGTGCTGCAGTGGGAGGAGCGGCGCATGCGCCGCGAGGTCCGGGCGACGGCCAACCGCCTGGCAAACTTCGACGACGCCAACCTGCGCCGCTCGGCCCGCGCCGCGGTCGCGGCGGCCGCCCGGGTGGAACGGGCACTCGACATCCTGGCGGACTCGGCGCCGGAACACCTGCTGGCGGCCGGCCGGCTCCGGCTGGAGAACCGGCAGGCCTCGCTGGAGGAACTGGGTCAGCTGGCCGACCCGCCGATGACGAAGGACGCGGTCGCCGGCCGCATCCGGCGGTTGCTGGCCATGGCCGACAAGCGCGCGAAGGAACTGAACATCCCGGACACCGAGAGCGCGGT